The Tolypothrix sp. PCC 7712 region CTAAATTTCATAATACCAAATGTCTTCTTGCTTTAATATGATACGATGTAAAGACAGGCGATTAATTAATCCTTCTTGCTCAAATTGCCCTAAAACGCGTGTGATGGTGACACGCGTTGAACCTAATATTTCTGCAAGGTCTTCGTGAGTAAGACGCATATCAATTAAACGTCCCTTGTCAACTTCCGAGCCGAATCTTTTAGATAACCATGCTAATAATTTAATCAGCATCGTATCTACTTTTTTATAGCTACGAATCACCATCAACTCTTCCGCTTGTTGAATGTGAGCTAATAAAATATCTGTAGGTTGGTGCCATTCTTCTAACAGTAAAATTTTTGCTTCTACTTTAGTGAGACACTCCATTTGATAGGGGTCTAACTTAGATAAACTTTTCCCTACTATATCCCCTGGCCCCCACAATCCTAAAGCAACTGTAGTACCATCTTCTAAATAGGTAAACGTGCGAACAAAGCCTGTTTCAATTTTCCACAAAACCCCTGGATGTTCTGGTAAAAATGACCTGCGAGTAAAAATCTGCTTAGTGTTTTTACTTGGTTGAGTAGTAACAATTTGTGAGAGAGCCATTAGTAAATATATTACTGTTATTCGATAGATTAACTGTAGTATACATATATCAGGTTCTTTGCGACTAGAGGTATTACACTCATCTAGATTTTTTTGCTGCAATTGAAAGGTTGAAGAACTAGATCCAACCTACTTTTTAAATTGGAAAATACACTTAACTTCACAGTAAATCGCCGGGAAACTCCGAACTGTGGGTGTGTAGGGTGAGATCCAAGCTATTTTAGGCGGTGGGACAGATAACTCTTTACTATGCCCCATGCCCTATCCCCTATG contains the following coding sequences:
- a CDS encoding Crp/Fnr family transcriptional regulator; this encodes MALSQIVTTQPSKNTKQIFTRRSFLPEHPGVLWKIETGFVRTFTYLEDGTTVALGLWGPGDIVGKSLSKLDPYQMECLTKVEAKILLLEEWHQPTDILLAHIQQAEELMVIRSYKKVDTMLIKLLAWLSKRFGSEVDKGRLIDMRLTHEDLAEILGSTRVTITRVLGQFEQEGLINRLSLHRIILKQEDIWYYEI